The genomic DNA TTGCGCAGGCTGAGCGCCAGACCGTCGGCCATGCGCACGGTCGGCACGCCGCGGACGTCGACGGGCAGGTGCAGGTCGGTCACCGCGTGGCGGAGGTTGACCAGCATCTCGTAGTCCTTCTCCCCGACGATGACCCAGGTGGGCTGGACTACGTTGATCATCGCGAGCTGCCCGGTCAGCACGTAGCTCACGCGGTCGGGATCCTCGAGTTCCGCGCGCCGCGGGATGACGCGGGTGCGCTCCCCCTTCGGCCAGATGTGCTCGGGGCGGTAGCTCCACACGGCGTCGACGCCCTCCGCGGCGAACTCCTCCGGCACCTGCGAACCCGCCCACGCGACGATGACGGTGGCCCCCAGCAGGGAGCGGGCCGCGCGGATCAGCGCGATGTGGCCGGCGTGCAGGCCGGTGCCCAGCGGCACCAGCGCCACGGGGCGGCTGGTCTTCTTCATTGCGCGACCGAACTGGGCGATCGCCTCCGTGGTGTCGTAGACGGTTGCTTGTCCTGGTTCGAATGGCATCGTGTGTTACTCCTGTTGAATGGCCCAGAGCTCGACGTCGTCGGCGCGGGTGAGTTCGGCGGTGCGGCGCACCAGCTCCCGGTAGGTGCGCGCCACCCCGGGATCGTCGATCGCCGCGTGCTGGGCGGCGATGCCGCCCGGGCCGTCGACGTCGGCGAGCCTGGCTGGCGTGGACTGCTCCTCGACGAGGTCCTCCGCGTAATCCAGGTTACCGAGCGCCTCCAGGTAGAGGTTCCTCGCGTCCCGGCGGATGTGCTCGAGGAAACCGGCGTAGGTGCGGGCGGCCGCGAGGCGGGCGCGCTGAGTCTCGGTGACGGCGACCGCGTTGCCGCCGAATTCCCCCACCAGCAGGCCCACGATCGTCTCCCCCAGCTCGTCGGCGGCGGCGGTGGCCCACACCCGCTCCCCGAGCTGGTGCGCGGCGATGACAACGGCGCCGGTGGTCTCCAGGGGGTCCATCACCTGGATGCCGTGGCCCAGGCTGGTGTGCAGGTAGATCTGGCCGCGCCGGGCGCGGGCCGCGAGCATCTCGACGAGATCCGGCAGGCAGTTCTCCCCCACGGCGAGAACCACCAGTTCGTGGTCGGCGGCGCTCTCGACGTCCGCCACGCCATCGAGGACCGTCACGTGGTGGCCGACGGCCTGGAGCTGCTGGACGATGACGTCGCTGCCGGAGGCGTCGACAAGCACCGCCGCCCGGAGACGGGGTGCCTGCATCAGCTGCCCTTCTTTGCGCGGGCGAGCAGCTCGGCGACGGAGACTCCGCCGACGTGCTCGTCACGGCGTCGGCGGCCGCGCCCGGAGTCCTCCTCATCGACCTCGGGGGCCGTGGGCGTGACCGGCTCCGGAGACTCCGATTTCCCGGTCTCAGGCTGTGCCGGGGCCGTGGGTTGCTCCGCCTGGGCCTCCTCGCGCTTCTTCTGGTTGATGATCTCCGTCAGCGGGTTCGGGACGTCCCGGCTCGGGACGGAACCGATCCGCCCGGAGACCGCGGCGGCGGAGGGGACGCCGCTGTAGTCGGCGGACACCGTCGGGGTCGGGCGGTCGGCCTCGAGATCCTCCTCCGGTTCCGGAACCACGATCGGCACCTCCGCCGCCGGGCGCGTGGCCTTCATGGTCTGGGCCTCCAGCTCCATGATGCGGCGGGCCTCGGCGCGCAGGGCGGCGGGCTCGAACTCGAAGGCCCGGCCGCTCAGCTCCTCGAGCTGGGCGCGGACCACCGCGATCTCCTTGCGGATGTCCTCCAGGATCTGCGGATCGATCTCCGGGGCCTTCGCTTGGGCCTCGGCCTTCTCCTGGATGGACGCGATCTCCGCGCGCAGCGCCTCTTCCCGGTGCGCCATCTCCTGCTCGGCGGCGCGGGCCTGGTTACGGTAGCGGCCGCCGAGGAAAACGCCGATCACCGCCGCCCAGAGAGCGGCCAGCAGCGCCAGCTTGAGCGCGGCCGCGCTGTCGGTCAGGAGCATGATGACGCTCGCGATCAATGCGAGCGCGACCAGCGCGATGAGCCCAATCTGGCCCCAGTCGGTGTCATGTTCCTTCGCCTGGTTCCGGTCTGTCATGGAGTCCACCTTATCCTGCGGGCTCGCCGTCCGTGGGCGGCGGTGTTTCGCAATGTCGTTCCAGGTACAGGGCGGCCACCACCAGTGCGACCGCGCCGGCCAGGGAGGTCAGTACGCCGGGCAGGTCGTCCGCGGCGGCGTCGAGCCGGCCGGCGCTGGGCACGACGTAGGTCGCCAGGCCCAGGTACAGGCCACCGATGATCGAGCCGGTCCACGCCGAGGCCTTGGCCGTGGCCGCGAAGAGCGCGACGGTCATCGGATCCAGCTGGCTGCGGTCGAGGCCGATCCGGTGCTCCTCCTCCAGCGAACCCTTCACCCGCTGCGCGGCGAGCACGTTGACCACCACCAGAAGCCAGAGGGTGACTGACACAGCCCACGGGATGGACACGAAGGATCCGTAGAACCTCCAGGTCAGAATGGCCATGCCCGCGGCGATGGCGAGGGCCAGGGCGATCAGGTGCTTCGGCGAGGTCCGGCTCACGGGCTCCCCCTTTCCGGTGGCGTGCGGTCGTCAGGACTGATCAGGGCTGATCAGTGACGGTCAGAGATTGTCGAAGCCCATCACGGGCGTGATGGCGGCGATTTCCGCCTCCCCCAGCCTAGTGAGCAGCTCCGCGACCGGCGTGCCGTCGAGTTCGGCGGCGGGATCCGCGTCCAGCCACGGGACGAGCACGAAGCCCCGGTGGTGCGCGTGGGGGTGCGGCAGGGTCAGGACGGGGTCGTCGCTGGTCAGACCGTCGATCTGCACGACGTCGACGTCGAGGGTGCGCGGACCCCAGCGGCGCACCCGGACCCGCTCGGCGGCGTCCTCGAGCGCCTGGCCCCGGCGCAGGAGCTCGAGCGGGGTGGCGTTGACCTCGACGATGAGCACGGCGTTGAGGAACTCGTCCTGGTCGGTCACGCCCCACGGCGGGGTCGAGTAGACCTGGGAGGCCGCCACCAGTTCGTCGCGGAAGTCGTCATAGACGGTCCTGAGCAGGCGGCGGCGGTCGTCCATGTTGGAGCCGATCGACAGGACGGCGCGCACTAGAGGTTCCTCGTGTGCTTGCGGTTGCGCCGCGCGACGACGGCGACGTCGTCGAAGGGCAACGGAATCGGCGCGTGCGGCTTGTGGATCGTCACCTCGATGGCGTGCAACTGATCGTAGGTCTCCAGCGCCAGGTCGGCGATCTCGCTGGCGACGGTCTCGATGAGGTCCCGGGGCGGGCCGGTGACCACGTCATGGGCCAGCTCCGCCAGCTCGGCGTAGTTGACGGTCTTGGTCAGGTCGTCGTCGCGGGCGGCCTCGTGGACGTCCAGCCAGCAGGTCAGGTCGACGGTGAAGGTCTGGCCGTTCTTCTTCTCCTCGGGCAGGACGCCGTGGTAGCCGTAGCACACCAGCCCCCTCAGTTCGATGCGGTCAGCCACGGTGCTCCCCCTTCGTCCGCCAGGCGGCGGCCACGTCGACGGCGTCGCGCGAGGTCGGCACGTCGTGGACGCGCACGCCCCAGGCACCCAGATGCGCGCTGATGGCGGTGACGGCGGCGGTGGCCGCGTCGGCGTCGACGGGAGTGAGCCCCTCGATGCCCCGATCGGCGCGGATGTGGGTGAGGAAGCGCTTGCGGGAGGCTCCCACCAGCAGCGGGAAGGGCAGCGCGATGAACTCCTCGAGCGCGTTGAGCAGCGCCCAGTTGTCCTCGCGGGACTTGGCGAAGCCCAGGCCGGGATCGAGCACGATGTTGTCCTCGGCGACGCCGGCCGCCACGGCCTTGTCGACGAGCTCGCGCAGGACCTGGTGGACGTCGGCGACGATGTCGCCGCCGTGGTCGGCGCGGCCGGAAGCCTCCGCGAACTCGCCGCCGGCGACGGTGCGCCAGTGCATGAGGCAGACCGGCAGCCCGGTCTCGGCCATGACCCGGAACATGTCCGGATCGGCCAGGCCGCCGGACACGTCGTTGATCATGGCCACCCCGGCCTCGGCCGCGGCGGCGGCGGTGGTGGCGCGCATGGTGTCCACCGAGGTGGGGATGCCGGCGTCGGCGAGCGCCCGGATGACCGGGGTGACGCGCGCGGCCTCGAGCCCGGCGTCGACGCGAGTGGCGCCGGGTCGGGTCGACTCGCCGCCGACGTCGATCATGTCGGCGCCCTGCGCCACCAGTTCGTGGGCGTGGGCGAGGGCCCTGTCCTCGTCGAGCCAGCGGCCGCCGTCGGAGAAGGAGTCCTCGGTGACGTTGACGATGCCCATGACCAGCGTGCGGCCCGGGACGGTGAGATCAGCGACCTTCACAGCTACCCCCTCAGCAGGCTGAGCAGCTCGGCGCGGGAGGCCTGGGAGCTCTTGAAGCCGCCCCGGACCGCGGAGGTCGTCGTCGTGGCGCCCGGCTTGCGGATGCCGCGCATCGCCATGCACAGGTGCTCGCACTCCAGGACCACCATGACGGACTGCGCGTCGAGCTTGTCGACGAGCGCGTCGGCGATCTGCGAGGTCAGGCGCTCCTGCACCTGCGGGCGCTTGGCGTAGAGATCCGCCAGGCGGGCCAGCTTGGACAGGCCGGTGACCTTGCCCGCCTTGTTCGGGATGTAGCCGATGTGGGCGGTGCCGAAGAAGGGCACCAGGTGGTGCTCGCAGGTGGAGTAGATCGGGATGTCCCGGACCAGGACCAGTTCCTGGTGATCCTCGCTGAAGGTCTTGCTCAGGACCTCGGTGGGGTCGGTGTGCAGGCCGGCGAAGATCTCGGCGTAGGCGCGGGCCACGCGGGCCGGGGTCTCCTTGAGCCCCTCGCGGTCCGGGTCCTCACCGACGGCGATGAGAAGTTCACGCACGGCGGCCTCGGCCCGCTCCTGGTCGAAGGTGGCGGCGGTCGCCACGTCGGTGTCGCTAACGGTCATGGGGGTTGTCCTTCGTGGTCGGGTCGGCTTCCGGCTTCTCGTCGATCAGGCGCGGGAACTCGGTGGTGGCGTCGTCGCTCGGCCGCTCGTGCTCGGGCAGACGGAAGCCGATGAGTTCCTGCTCCCGCTCACCAGTCTCCCCGACGTCGGCCGGCTCCACCGGCGGGGCGTAGTTCTTCATGCCCGGGTGCTCGCCGGCGCCCTGCCCGCTCGGGGTGGAACCGCCGGAGGCCGCCGGGTCATAGGGGTTCTTCGGCACGGTCGGGCCGGGGCCCCCGGACCCGGACGAAC from Corynebacterium guangdongense includes the following:
- a CDS encoding pantoate--beta-alanine ligase produces the protein MPFEPGQATVYDTTEAIAQFGRAMKKTSRPVALVPLGTGLHAGHIALIRAARSLLGATVIVAWAGSQVPEEFAAEGVDAVWSYRPEHIWPKGERTRVIPRRAELEDPDRVSYVLTGQLAMINVVQPTWVIVGEKDYEMLVNLRHAVTDLHLPVDVRGVPTVRMADGLALSLRNVDVAQDAHDAALALSAALVAGAHAAEFGEEKVLETARGVLDAAGIEPEYLELRGINLGPAPEQGDARLFVAATVGGVRLTDNVGLPIGIGFKNLETDGG
- a CDS encoding 6PGD fold domain-containing protein, with amino-acid sequence MQAPRLRAAVLVDASGSDVIVQQLQAVGHHVTVLDGVADVESAADHELVVLAVGENCLPDLVEMLAARARRGQIYLHTSLGHGIQVMDPLETTGAVVIAAHQLGERVWATAAADELGETIVGLLVGEFGGNAVAVTETQRARLAAARTYAGFLEHIRRDARNLYLEALGNLDYAEDLVEEQSTPARLADVDGPGGIAAQHAAIDDPGVARTYRELVRRTAELTRADDVELWAIQQE
- a CDS encoding DUF6779 domain-containing protein — its product is MTDRNQAKEHDTDWGQIGLIALVALALIASVIMLLTDSAAALKLALLAALWAAVIGVFLGGRYRNQARAAEQEMAHREEALRAEIASIQEKAEAQAKAPEIDPQILEDIRKEIAVVRAQLEELSGRAFEFEPAALRAEARRIMELEAQTMKATRPAAEVPIVVPEPEEDLEADRPTPTVSADYSGVPSAAAVSGRIGSVPSRDVPNPLTEIINQKKREEAQAEQPTAPAQPETGKSESPEPVTPTAPEVDEEDSGRGRRRRDEHVGGVSVAELLARAKKGS
- a CDS encoding DUF3180 domain-containing protein, yielding MSRTSPKHLIALALAIAAGMAILTWRFYGSFVSIPWAVSVTLWLLVVVNVLAAQRVKGSLEEEHRIGLDRSQLDPMTVALFAATAKASAWTGSIIGGLYLGLATYVVPSAGRLDAAADDLPGVLTSLAGAVALVVAALYLERHCETPPPTDGEPAG
- the folK gene encoding 2-amino-4-hydroxy-6-hydroxymethyldihydropteridine diphosphokinase, encoding MRAVLSIGSNMDDRRRLLRTVYDDFRDELVAASQVYSTPPWGVTDQDEFLNAVLIVEVNATPLELLRRGQALEDAAERVRVRRWGPRTLDVDVVQIDGLTSDDPVLTLPHPHAHHRGFVLVPWLDADPAAELDGTPVAELLTRLGEAEIAAITPVMGFDNL
- the folB gene encoding dihydroneopterin aldolase, with the protein product MADRIELRGLVCYGYHGVLPEEKKNGQTFTVDLTCWLDVHEAARDDDLTKTVNYAELAELAHDVVTGPPRDLIETVASEIADLALETYDQLHAIEVTIHKPHAPIPLPFDDVAVVARRNRKHTRNL
- the folP gene encoding dihydropteroate synthase, with the protein product MKVADLTVPGRTLVMGIVNVTEDSFSDGGRWLDEDRALAHAHELVAQGADMIDVGGESTRPGATRVDAGLEAARVTPVIRALADAGIPTSVDTMRATTAAAAAEAGVAMINDVSGGLADPDMFRVMAETGLPVCLMHWRTVAGGEFAEASGRADHGGDIVADVHQVLRELVDKAVAAGVAEDNIVLDPGLGFAKSREDNWALLNALEEFIALPFPLLVGASRKRFLTHIRADRGIEGLTPVDADAATAAVTAISAHLGAWGVRVHDVPTSRDAVDVAAAWRTKGEHRG
- the folE gene encoding GTP cyclohydrolase I FolE — its product is MTVSDTDVATAATFDQERAEAAVRELLIAVGEDPDREGLKETPARVARAYAEIFAGLHTDPTEVLSKTFSEDHQELVLVRDIPIYSTCEHHLVPFFGTAHIGYIPNKAGKVTGLSKLARLADLYAKRPQVQERLTSQIADALVDKLDAQSVMVVLECEHLCMAMRGIRKPGATTTTSAVRGGFKSSQASRAELLSLLRG